The following are encoded in a window of Vespula pensylvanica isolate Volc-1 chromosome 2, ASM1446617v1, whole genome shotgun sequence genomic DNA:
- the LOC122638042 gene encoding trypsin-2-like, producing the protein MGIHLLYPLHSQFLSFIIVTFLFYETIAIKGETVNLYDDVERINYNITGRIVNGTKAVITQFPHQVSLRRTWSGSHFCGGSVISEKFVLTAAHCMYLNKVPIKPWTILVVGGELQLDRTTKTGQRRGVREILLHQKFDHKTYENDIALLELKIPFEFTPQLKPIPLPTDQVPPGTICQVSGWGYPEENIPSVSNDLMYVDLPILSMEDCRNLLVEVTNLPPGMYCAGYMEGLRDACQGDSGGGMVCNGVIMGIVSAGEGCARPKLPGIYTDVLYYKHWITYPLAYKIFDHYDSDKDRNAADNAHSTTSFTIFSLCSLYLLKLLLLQ; encoded by the exons ATGGGAATTCACTTGCTTTATCCTTTACACTCACAGtttttaagttttataatcgttacttttcttttttacgagacGATTGCCATAAAAG GTGAAACAGTTAATTTATACGATGATGTCGAAAGGATCAACTATAATATTACCGGACGTATAGTGAATGGAACTAAAGCAGTTATTACTCAATTTCCGCATCAG GTATCATTGAGACGCACTTGGTCCGGAAGTCATTTCTGCGGTGGAAGTGTGATCAGcgaaaaattcgttttaacaGCGGCACATTGCATGTATCT taaCAAAGTCCCCATTAAACCTTGGACCATTCTCGTTGTTGGCGGAGAACTGCAACTCGATCGCACAACGAAGACTGGTCAGAGAAGAGGCGTTCGAGAGATTTTACTTCATCAAAAATTTGATCATAAAACTTACGAAAATGATATTGCTCTACTtgag ttaAAAATACCATTTGAATTTACGCCACAATTGAAGCCAATTCCTTTACCTACAGATCAAGTTCCACCTGGTACGATCTGTCAAGTATCAGGATGGGGCTATCCTGAAGAG AACATTCCATCTGTGAGTAACGATTTGATGTACGTGGATCTGCCGATTTTGAGTATGGAAGATTGTCGTAATCTCCTTGTAGAAGTAACAAATTTACCACCAGGGATGTATTGCGCTGGATATATGGAAGGCTTGAGGGATGCTTGCCAG GGTGATTCTGGTGGTGGAATGGTTTGCAACGGTGTTATAATGGGTATCGTTTCCGCCGGAGAGGGCTGTGCGAGACCAAAACTTCCTGGAATTTACACGGacgttttatattacaaacacTGGATAACGTATCCCTTAGCTTATAAGATATTCGATCACTATGATTCCGATAAAGACCGTAATGCTGCCGACAACGCACACTCAACAACATCTTTTACGATATTCTCACTCTGTTCGTTATACCTTTTGAAATTGTTATTGCTCCAgtaa